A genomic stretch from Theobroma cacao cultivar B97-61/B2 chromosome 4, Criollo_cocoa_genome_V2, whole genome shotgun sequence includes:
- the LOC18600760 gene encoding uncharacterized protein LOC18600760 produces the protein MGNWFDKEPPPPVVLVPPLFDFPPIAARTRMLQSSYNMLFGKLALKCLFEYYFEEARHFSTIIMLKPIDDPHVDITATVSGPLDHKPEEKIAGNALFRWQSDVDDPHTFMDLFVSNSDHVLQMRSCAYYPRYGFGAFGILPLLSKKRVTAEDYGVMGLRYGSGKLSAGVTIMPYAIKDELPKSAWLVSKLGRFTVGVQYEPQYGSKDDMNYKNLLNWSCAIGYGVGSGSPLSPSFNFGLELARSSQFIASFYQHVVVQRRVKNPLEENEVVGITNYIDFGFELQTRMDDTKTSNNIPDSTFQVAASWQANKNFLLKGKMGPLSSSLALALKSWWKPSFTFSISATRDHISRTTAYGFGLRVENLREASYERADPNFVMLTPNKEHLAEGIVWKIGKRPVLQSDVNAGNFESLPKELRPQGRIL, from the exons TGGTTCTCGTCCCTCCTCTCTTCGATTTCCCTCCTATCGCCGCCCGTACCAG GATGCTGCAATCTTCGTATAATATGTTGTTTGGGAAGCTAGCTTTGAAATGCTTGTTCGAATATTATTTCGAAGAAGCTAGACATTTTAGTACTATTATTATGTTGAAACCGATCGATGATCCTCATGTCGATATAACGGCAACT GTTTCAGGTCCACTTGATCATAAACctgaagagaaaattgctgGAAATGCGTTATTTCGCTGGCAAAG TGATGTGGATGATCCTCATACATTCATGGACCTTTTCGTATCAAACTCTGATCA TGTTCTACAGATGAGGTCTTGTGCTTATTATCCTAGATATGGGTTTGGGGCATTTGGCATTTTGCCGTTGCTatcaaagaaaag AGTAACTGCTGAAGACTATGGTGTTATGGGATTGAGATATGGCTCAGGAAAGTTGTCAGCCGGAGTCACAATTATGCCTTATGCGA TTAAAGATGAATTGCCAAAGAGTGCATGGCTAGTAAGCAAGTTGGGAAGGTTTACTGTTGGGGTTCAATATGAGCCACAAT ATGGAAGCAAAGATGACatgaattataaaaatttattgaattggaGCTGTGCAATTGGTTATGGAGTAGGATCAGGCAGTCCCTTGAGTCCATCATTTAATTTTGGCCTCGAACTTGCTAGAAGTTCTCAG TTCATTGCATCATTCTATCAACATGTGGTGGTCCAAAGGAGG GTGAAGAATCCCCTTGAAGAAAACGAAGTTGTTGGAATAACGAATTACATTGACTTTGGCTTTGAATTACAGACAAG GATGGATGATACTAAAACATCAAACAACATCCCTGATTCCACTTTTCAAGTAGCTGCGTCCTGGCAAGCCAATAAAAACTTCTTGCTGAAG GGAAAGATGGGACCTCTCAGCTCATCACTGGCTCTGGCATTGAAGTCTTGGTGGAAACCTTCTTTTACTTTCAGCATTTCAG CAACTAGAGATCACATTTCTAGGACTACAGCTTATGGATTTGGCCTCCGTGTAGAAAATTTAAGAGAAGCCAG CTATGAACGAGCTGATCCAAATTTTGTAATGCTGACGCCAAACAAGGAGCACCTAGCAGAGGGTATTGTTTGGAAGATTGGAAAAAGACCTGTGCTACAATCAGATGTAAATGCTGGAAACTTCGAGAGCTTGCCAAAGGAATTGAGACCCCAAGGAAGAATTTTGTAG
- the LOC18600761 gene encoding protease Do-like 1, chloroplastic → MAAYSLLSSLFLQSPSPSSPYSRSPNRTPKLPPLPSLSLPPTPRPSFLSPSSKLSLSSLHNLISSRTQSNTASNSCDSNRYFASALDSLFLLCTSLALSFSLFVTDVGPASAFVVTAPRKLQSDELATVRLFQENTPSVVYITNLAVRQDAFTLDVLEVPQGSGSGFVWDKDGHIVTNYHVIRGASDLKVTLADQSTYDAKVVGFDQDKDVAVLRVDAPKDKLRPIPIGISADLLVGQKVYAIGNPFGLDHTLTTGVISGLRREISSAATGRPIQDVIQTDAAINPGNSGGPLLDSSGNLIGINTAIYSPSGASSGVGFSIPVDTVGGIVDQLVKFGKVTRPVLGIKFAPDQSVEQLGVSGVLVLDAPANGPAGKAGLQPTKRDSYGRLILGDIITSVNGKKVTSGSDLYRILDQCKVGEQVTVEVLRGDHKEKIPVILEPKPDES, encoded by the exons ATGGCAGCTTATTCACTCCTTTCCTCACTCTTCCTCCAATCCCCTTCCCCTTCCTCCCCGTATTCACGCTCCCCAAACAGAACACCCAAGCTCCCTCCCCTTCCTTCCCTTTCTCTCCCTCCCACCCCAAGGccctcttttctctctccatcCAGCAaactttccctctcttccctCCACAATCTCATTTCTAGTAGGACCCAAAGTAATACTGCCAGCAACTCTTGTGATAGTAATCGTTATTTTGCTTCAGCTTTAGACTCCTTGTTTCTTCTCTGCACTTCCCTTGCTCTGTCTTTCTCCTTATTTGTAACCGATGTGGGACCCGCCTCAGCCTTTGTAGTAACCGCTCCTCGGAAGTTACAGTCCGATGAGTTGGCTACGGTTCGTCTTTTTCAAGAGAACACTCCCTCCGTTGTTTACATCACCAATCTCGCCGTCAG GCAGGATGCTTTCACATTGGATGTGTTGGAGGTACCACAAGGATCTGGGTCGGGTTTCGTTTGGGATAAAGATGGTCACATCGTCACCAATTATCATGTGATCCGTGGTGCTTCTGATCTCAA GGTTACACTTGCTGACCAGTCAACTTATGATGcaaaagttgttggatttgaCCAAGACAAGGATGTTGCTGTATTgcgtgttgatgcacccaaaGACAAACTAAGACCTATACCTATCGGTATATCAGCAGATTTGCTTGTTGGCCAGAAAGTATATGCTATTGGCAACCCT TTTGGACTTGATCATACTCTTACAACTGGAGTTATCAG TGGGCTTCGCAGAGAGATAAGTTCTGCTGCCACTGGCCGCCCAATTCAAGACGTAATACAGACTGATGCTGCTATTAATCCTGGTAATAGCGGAGGGCCACTCCTAGATAGTTCAGGAAACCTTATCGGGATAAATACTGCTATATATTCTCCTTCCGGTGCATCTTCTGGTGTTGGATTTTCAATTCCAGTTGACACA GTAGGTGGCATTGTTGATCAGTTGGTGAAGTTTGGGAAGGTGACAAGACCTGTTTTGGGGATTAAATTTGCACCGGATCAATCTGTCGAACAGTTGGGAGTAAGTGGTGTGCTTGTCTTAGATGCTCCTGCAAATGGTCCAGCTGGCAAGGCG GGCCTGCAACCAACGAAGCGTGATTCCTATGGTAGACTTATTTTGGGTGATATAATAACATCTGTCAATGGAAAGAAGGTTACTAGTGGTAGTGACTTGTACAGAATTCTTGATCAATGCAAAGTTGGCGAACAG GTTACTGTGGAGGTGTTGCGCGGTGATCATAAGGAGAAGATCCCTGTAATTCTTGAGCCAAAGCCGGATGAGTCATAA
- the LOC18600762 gene encoding transcription factor WER: MTMKKGESPYRKGLWTVEEDKILMDYVKVNGKGQWNKIAKKTGLKRCGKSCRLRWINYLNPNVKKGDFSEEEEDLIIRLHKLLGNRWSLIAKRVPGRTDNQVKNYWNSHLSKKLGIKEQNRKRVDSCQSSKQVKEPDQAAIDPSPGDATSGTMETAVNQSSQKATEVLNATQESGISENYANPFWIPGDDLELSSLSMMEYLDEYSSFDLA; encoded by the exons ATGACCATGAAAAAAGGGGAAAGTCCATACAGAAAAGGGTTGTGGACAGTGGAGGAAGACAAGATACTCATGGATTATGTCAAGGTGAATGGAAAAGGACAGTGGAATAAAATAGCCAAGAAGACAG GTTTGAAGAGGTGTGGGAAGAGCTGTAGGCTAAGGTGGATAAATTACCTTAACCCCAACGTGAAGAAAGGCGATTTTTccgaggaagaagaagaccttATCATTAGACTTCACAAGCTTCTTGGAAACAG GTGGTCTTTGATTGCTAAACGGGTGCCAGGACGAACTGACAATCAAGTGAAGAATTACTGGAATAGTCATTTGAGCAAGAAACTAGGCATCAAAGAGCAAAATCGAAAAAGGGTTGATTCTTGTCAAAGTTCCAAGCAAGTGAAAGAGCCTGATCAGGCAGCCATAGATCCAAGTCCAGGAGATGCAACCAGTGGAACCATGGAAACAGCAGTGAATCAAAGTAGCCAGAAAGCCACTGAGGTCTTAAACGCTACTCAAGAATCAGGGATCAGTGAGAATTATGCGAACCCTTTCTGGATTCCTGGTGATGATTTGGAGCTAAGTTCACTAAGCATGATGGAGTACCTTGATGAATATTCTTCTTTTGATCTTGCTTGA
- the LOC18600763 gene encoding carbonic anhydrase 2 — translation MIPCAMSTASINGWCLTSTSSALRRDTLRPPTFARLNSSVSPPTLIRNQPVFAARAPLLVPSNWNEEMGSKSYEEAIEALKKLMSEKGELKASAAAKVNQITAELKTASSDGKPSDASVERLKEGFIYFKREKYEKNPALYAELAKGQSPKYMVVACSDSRVCPSHVLDMQPGEAFVVRNVANMVPPYDQTRYSGIGAAVEYAVLHLKVQEIVVIGHSACGGIKGLMSFPYDGTTSTDFIEDWVKIGMPAKTKVLAENRGEPLGVQCTCCEKEAVNVSLGNLLSYPFVRTGLVNKTLALKGGYYDFIKGTFELWSLQFALSAPLSVKDVATILHWKLY, via the exons ATGATCCCTTGTGCAATGTCGACGGCTTCGATCAACGGCTGGTGCCTCACCTCCACCTCGTCAGCTCTCAGGAGAGACACATTGCGGCCCCCAACTTTCGCCAGGCTTAACTCTTCTGTTTCTCCTCCTACCCTCATCAGGAACCAGCCTGTTTTTGCTGCCCGTGCTCCTTTGCTTGTCCCTTCTAACTGG AACGAAGAGATGGGGAGCAAGTCGTACGAGGAGGCCATTGAAGCTCTAAAGAAACTGATGAG TGAGAAGGGAGAACTGAAAGCTTCAGCAGCGGCCAAGGTAAACCAAATAACAGCTGAGTTGAAGACAGCGTCATCTGATGGCAAACCATCTGATGCCTCTGTTGAGAGGTTGAAAGAAGGATTCATCTACttcaagagagaaaaataCGA AAAGAATCCTGCTTTGTATGCTGAGCTTGCCAAGGGTCAAAGCCCAAAG TATATGGTTGTTGCCTGCTCAGACTCCCGAGTGTGCCCATCCCATGTGCTGGACATGCAACCAGGGGAAGCTTTTGTCGTCCGTAATGTTGCCAATATGGTGCCACCATATGATCAG ACTAGATACTCTGGAATTGGAGCTGCTGTCGAGTATGCAGTTTTGCATCTCAAG GTGCAAGAAATCGTGGTAATTGGGCACAGCGCCTGCGGTGGGATCAAGGGGCTCATGTCTTTCCCTTATGATGGAACCACCTCTAC TGATTTCATAGAAGATTGGGTCAAGATTGGAATGCCTGCTAAGACCAAGGTGCTAGCAGAAAATCGTGGGGAGCCACTGGGAGTTCAATGTACATGCTGTGAGAAG gAAGCAGTGAATGTATCCCTTGGAAACCTGCTAAGTTATCCATTTGTGAGAACTGGCTTGGTGAACAAAACTCTGGCACTGAAGGGTGGTTACTACGATTTCATTAAAGGAACTTTCGAGCTTTGGAGTCTTCAGTTTGCCCTTTCTGCGCCTCTCTCC GTAAAAGATGTCGCCACGATACTACATTGGAAGCTCTACTAG
- the LOC18600764 gene encoding phosphoglucan phosphatase LSF1, chloroplastic, giving the protein MSFPMQLFSCRAALDLRSRDSSFINGVSVKATRSNKKQLKVLAMSSENSSLKMNLNEYMVTLQKPLGIRFGLSVDGKIFVHALKRGSNAEKSRIIMVGDTLKKASDSSGGRFIEIKNFGDAQEMLIEKTGSFSLILERPFSPFPIHELHLSSDLDILFNRGRMPVATWNKAILASNLQTSTEGGGNSGFVIFSSKFLALQGLKFLNDQNGHIHSKLQKNILASPISQLVCIFSEEEPGDGEWAHGSFPLEEYIKALNRSKDELYYNHLLGMRYSKITEQIYVGSCIQSDADVEALSDAGITAVLNFQSGIEAENWGINSNSIHESCQRLNILKINYPIKDGDSFDMRKKLPFSVGLLLRLLKKNHRVFVTCTTGFDRSPACVIAYLHWMTDTSLHSAHNFVTGLHTCRPDRPAIAWATWDLIAMVEGGRHDGPATHAVTFVWNGHEGEDVCLVGDFTENWKEPIKATHKGRAKHEVEIRLPQGKYYYKYIINGHWRHSTSSPTERDERGNINNVIMIGDTASVRPIIQPQKKDANVIKVIERPLTENERIMLAKAARCIAFSVCPIRLAPK; this is encoded by the exons ATGTCGTTTCCGATGCAACTCTTCAGTTGCAGAGCAGCTCTCGATCTTCGCAGCAGAGATTCGAGCTTCATCAATGGAGTTTCGGTTAAAGCGACGAGGTCGAACAAAAAGCAGCTCAAGGTTTTAGCAATGTCGAGTGAAAACTCGTCGTTGAAGATGAACTTGAACGAGTATATGGTTACTCTACAGAAACCGCTCGGCATTCGTTTCGGCTTATCCGTCGATGGCAAAATCTTTGTTCATGCTCTCAAACGAGGA AGTAATGCGGAGAAATCAAGAATAATTATGGTAGGAGACACGTTAAAGAAGGCGAGCGATTCGTCTGGTGGAAGATTTATTGAGATAAAGAACTTCGGCGATGCTCA GGAGATGCTGATAGAGAAGACAGGATCTTTTAGCCTGATTCTTGAGAGACCCTTCTCTCCTTTTCCAATTCATGAACTGCATCTCTCGAGTGATCTTGACATTTTGTTTAATAGAGGTCGTATGCCTGTTGCCACTTGGAATAAAGCTATATTGGCGTCAAATTTACAAACTTCTACTGAGGGTGGTGGAAATTCTGGTTTTGTAATATTTTCCTCGAAGTTTCTAGCATTGCAGGGATTGAAGTTTTTGAATGATCAAAATGGACACATACATTCAAAATTGCAGAAAAACATTCTTGCTTCTCCCATTAGCCAACTTGTTTGTATTTTTTCTGAGGAAGAGCCTGGAGATGGAGAATGGGCTCATGGAAGCTTCCCACTGGAGGAATATATTAAGGCCCTCAATCGTTCCAAAGACGAGCTTTACTATAACCACTTGCTTGGCATGCGTTACAGTAAG ATTACAGAGCAGATATATGTCGGGTCATGTATACAATCAGATGCTGATGTAGAAGCTCTGTCTGATGCG GGAATCACGGCTGTATTAAATTTTCAGAGTGGGATTGAAGCAGAAAATTGGGGAATCAATTCCAATTCGATCCATGAGTCATGCCAAAGATTAAATATCCTAAAGATCAATTATCCTATAAA GGATGGAGACTCCTTTGATATGAGGAAGAAATTGCCATTCTCTGTTGGGCTCTTATTACGCTTGTTGAAAAAGAACCACCGTGTCTTTGTTACTTGTACTACTGGTTTTGATCGATCTCCAGCTTGTGTAATTGCATACCTGCACTGGATGACTGATACTTCACTTCATTCAGCTCATAATTTTGTCACTGGATTGCATACATGCAGGCCAGACAG GCCAGCAATTGCTTGGGCAACATGGGATCTTATAGCTATGGTAGAAGGTGGCAGACATGATGGGCCTGCAACGCATGCTGTGACCTTTGTGTGGAATGGCCATGAG GGGGAGGATGTATGCTTAGTTGGAGATTTTACAGAAAATTGGAAAGAACCAATTAAGGCAACCCACAAAGGTCGAgcaaaacatgaagttgaaattAGACTTCCACAAGGAAA ATATTACTACAAGTATATTATCAATGGGCACTGGCGGCATTCAACGTCTTCACCAACAGAAAGGGATGAGAGGGGGAACATTAACAATGTGATCATGATTGGTGATACTGCTAGTGTGAGGCCCATAATTCAACCACAAAAGAAG GATGCCAATGTTATAAAGGTGATAGAGAGGCCCTTGACAGAGAATGAGCGAATCATGCTGGCAAAAGCAGCTCGTTGCATTGCATTCTCTGTGTGTCCGATCAGACTAGCCCCCAAGTAG